In Alphaproteobacteria bacterium, one DNA window encodes the following:
- the rplT gene encoding 50S ribosomal protein L20 produces MSRVKRGVTTHARHRKVIKAAKGARGRSKNTFRAAIQRVHKDLQYAYRDRRTKKRDFRRLWIQRINAGVRQHGLTYSVFINGLKLAGIDLDRKVLSDLAVHEPDAFQALVVQAQAALAE; encoded by the coding sequence ATGTCTCGAGTAAAACGGGGCGTGACAACGCACGCCCGTCACCGCAAGGTCATCAAGGCCGCCAAGGGCGCACGGGGTCGTTCCAAGAATACCTTCCGGGCCGCCATACAGCGGGTCCACAAGGACCTGCAATACGCCTATCGCGACCGCCGCACTAAGAAGCGCGATTTTCGCCGTCTCTGGATCCAGCGCATCAACGCGGGCGTCCGGCAGCACGGGCTGACCTATTCCGTGTTCATCAACGGTTTGAAACTGGCGGGAATCGATCTCGACCGCAAGGTCCTGTCCGACCTAGCGGTCCACGAACCCGATGCGTTCCAGGCCCTTGTCGTGCAGGCGCAGGCCGCGCTCGCCGAATAA
- a CDS encoding tetratricopeptide repeat protein, with the protein MACSRHNRAKSLIRQWHAMLLLVALLPVPAFGAEAENREYENCMRLARTDPGQGFEVALAWQDLGGGHAAQHCVAVALIGLNQFVQAAERLEALAAAILPASDAHRAAILGQAGTAWFRAEHYDRAFAAQSAALKLTPDDPELLVDRAMTLAGAKNYWEAIDDLNRVIEDNPNRYDALILRASAYRFVDALPLAREDAEAAYRLAPDRPDVLLEYGIQLRLGGDPDGARQAWLRLIHLHEGTPASDSARRNLELLDVKAD; encoded by the coding sequence ATGGCCTGCTCAAGACATAACCGCGCGAAATCCCTGATCCGGCAATGGCACGCCATGCTTCTCCTCGTCGCCCTGTTGCCGGTGCCCGCCTTCGGCGCCGAAGCGGAAAACCGGGAATACGAAAACTGCATGCGACTTGCCCGAACCGACCCTGGCCAGGGTTTCGAGGTGGCGCTCGCCTGGCAGGACCTGGGCGGCGGTCATGCGGCGCAGCATTGTGTCGCGGTTGCGCTGATTGGCCTGAACCAGTTCGTCCAGGCGGCGGAACGGCTCGAAGCCCTCGCCGCCGCCATACTCCCCGCGAGCGATGCGCACCGCGCCGCCATCCTGGGGCAGGCCGGGACCGCCTGGTTCCGCGCCGAACATTACGACCGAGCCTTCGCCGCGCAGAGCGCCGCGCTGAAACTGACGCCCGACGATCCGGAACTGCTGGTCGACCGGGCCATGACCCTGGCCGGCGCCAAAAACTACTGGGAGGCCATCGACGACCTGAACCGGGTGATCGAAGACAATCCCAACCGCTATGATGCGCTGATCCTGCGGGCCAGCGCCTACCGCTTCGTCGATGCCCTTCCGCTAGCCCGCGAGGATGCCGAGGCCGCCTACCGTCTTGCGCCCGACCGGCCCGACGTGCTGCTGGAATACGGCATCCAGTTGCGTCTCGGGGGCGATCCCGACGGCGCGCGGCAGGCGTGGCTGCGCCTGATCCATTTGCACGAAGGCACGCCGGCCTCCGACTCGGCGCGGCGCAACCTCGAACTGCTGGATGTGAAGGCGGATTAG
- a CDS encoding enoyl-CoA hydratase, with product MARISVNIETRPAGRIARVTLENAAKANCLTSALVGEMETVFRDLADDKDLRLAVLTGAGERSFIAGANLQELRHFDESAARTYITSLTRANKAIRDLPVPVIARINGACMGAGLEVAVSCDIRIAADNARFAMPEVLFDLPSVVEAALLPRLIGWGRTSWFLYRGDAIDAATARDWGLVEHCVPAAGLDDAVAETVDRMMANGPVGMRQQKKLMRDWERMSIDDGIHAGIDSLAKAFLHGNPGQRITDFLDR from the coding sequence ATGGCACGGATATCCGTCAACATCGAGACCCGGCCGGCAGGCCGCATCGCCCGGGTAACGCTGGAAAATGCCGCCAAGGCGAACTGCCTGACCAGCGCGCTGGTCGGCGAGATGGAGACGGTCTTCCGCGACCTCGCCGACGATAAGGACCTGCGCCTTGCCGTGCTGACCGGCGCGGGAGAACGGTCCTTCATTGCGGGGGCTAATCTGCAGGAATTGCGGCATTTCGACGAATCGGCCGCCCGGACCTACATCACCAGCCTGACCCGGGCGAACAAGGCAATCCGGGACCTTCCCGTCCCCGTCATTGCGCGGATCAACGGCGCTTGCATGGGGGCCGGACTGGAGGTCGCCGTCAGTTGCGATATCCGGATCGCCGCCGACAATGCGCGTTTCGCCATGCCGGAAGTCCTGTTCGATCTGCCATCGGTTGTCGAAGCCGCCCTGCTGCCGCGCCTGATCGGCTGGGGCCGGACGTCCTGGTTTCTGTATCGCGGCGACGCCATCGACGCGGCGACCGCACGGGACTGGGGGCTGGTCGAACACTGCGTTCCCGCCGCCGGACTGGACGATGCTGTCGCCGAAACGGTGGACCGCATGATGGCAAACGGTCCCGTCGGTATGCGGCAGCAGAAAAAGCTCATGCGCGACTGGGAGCGCATGTCCATCGACGACGGCATTCACGCAGGTATCGATTCACTCGCCAAGGCCTTCCTGCACGGAAACCCTGGCCAGCGAATAACAGACTTCCTGGATCGCTGA
- the thrS gene encoding threonine--tRNA ligase has translation MVAITLPDESVRQFDGAITGAELAASIGPGLAKAAVMVRVDGTERDLTHVIDQDARVEIVTRDSDAALELLRHDCAHVLAEAVQELFPGTQITFGPSIEDGFYYDFHRAEPFSTDDFEAIEKRMAEIVERDEAISREVWSREEATKFFESIGETFKAEHVGSLPEDAEISLYRQGDWVDLCTGPHLPSTGRLGKAFKLMKLAGAYWRGDPKNPQLQRIYGTCWRTEKELNAYLHRLEEAEKRDHRRLGREMDLFHIQEEAVGSVFWHPKGWALYRTCEEYMRRRLEKGGYGEVKTPQLVDRTLWERSGHWEKFREHMFTVEDEHEKVLALKPMNCPCHVQIFRQGLKSYRDLPIRMAEFGSCHRNEPSGALHGIMRVRAFTQDDAHIFCTEDQIVSETERFCDLLLSVYRDFGFDDVAVKFSDRPEVRAGDDATWDRAEKALTEATEAAGLKYTLNPGEGAFYGPKLEFVLRDTIGREWQCGTLQVDFVLPERLDASYIGEDSARHRPVMLHRAILGSFERFIGVLIEHYAGRMPLWLSPVQIVVATITSDGDEYAQEVAAACTAAGLRVESDLRNEKINYKVREHSLAKVPVMLVVGQREAEARTVAIRRLGGKTQEILALDAALNTLKAEAAMPV, from the coding sequence ATGGTAGCGATTACACTTCCCGATGAGAGCGTCCGCCAGTTCGACGGCGCGATTACCGGCGCCGAACTGGCGGCCTCCATCGGACCGGGCCTCGCCAAGGCGGCGGTCATGGTCCGCGTGGACGGGACCGAACGGGACCTGACCCATGTGATCGATCAGGATGCACGGGTGGAAATCGTGACCCGCGACAGCGACGCGGCGCTGGAACTGCTGCGCCATGACTGCGCCCATGTTCTGGCCGAAGCGGTCCAGGAGTTGTTTCCCGGCACGCAGATCACCTTCGGTCCGTCGATCGAAGACGGATTCTATTACGATTTCCATCGCGCGGAGCCGTTCTCGACGGACGATTTCGAGGCCATCGAAAAACGGATGGCGGAAATCGTGGAGCGCGACGAGGCGATTTCGCGCGAGGTCTGGTCGCGCGAGGAAGCAACGAAGTTTTTCGAAAGCATCGGCGAAACCTTCAAGGCGGAGCATGTCGGCAGCCTGCCCGAAGACGCGGAAATTTCCCTGTATCGCCAGGGCGACTGGGTCGATCTCTGCACCGGGCCGCACCTGCCGTCCACGGGCCGGCTGGGCAAGGCGTTCAAGCTGATGAAGCTGGCGGGCGCCTATTGGCGCGGCGATCCGAAAAACCCGCAATTGCAGCGTATCTACGGCACCTGCTGGCGCACGGAAAAGGAACTCAACGCCTATCTGCATCGTCTGGAGGAGGCGGAAAAGCGCGATCATCGCCGGCTGGGCCGCGAAATGGATCTGTTCCATATCCAGGAAGAAGCCGTCGGCAGCGTGTTCTGGCATCCGAAAGGCTGGGCGCTGTACCGGACCTGCGAGGAATACATGCGCCGCCGGCTGGAAAAGGGCGGCTACGGCGAAGTGAAAACGCCGCAGCTCGTCGACCGAACCCTGTGGGAGCGGTCGGGGCACTGGGAGAAATTCCGGGAGCATATGTTCACCGTTGAAGATGAGCATGAAAAAGTGCTGGCGCTGAAGCCGATGAACTGTCCGTGCCATGTGCAGATTTTCCGCCAGGGGCTGAAGAGCTACCGTGATTTGCCGATCCGAATGGCTGAATTCGGGTCCTGTCACCGCAACGAACCCTCGGGCGCGCTGCACGGCATCATGCGCGTCCGGGCCTTCACGCAGGACGATGCGCATATCTTCTGCACCGAAGACCAGATCGTCTCTGAAACGGAGCGTTTCTGCGACTTACTGCTGTCGGTCTATCGCGATTTCGGCTTTGACGATGTCGCGGTCAAGTTTTCGGACCGGCCTGAGGTCCGCGCTGGCGACGACGCCACCTGGGACCGGGCCGAAAAGGCGCTGACCGAAGCCACCGAAGCAGCAGGGCTGAAATACACGCTGAACCCCGGCGAAGGCGCGTTTTACGGGCCGAAGCTGGAATTCGTGCTGCGCGACACGATCGGCCGCGAATGGCAATGCGGCACGCTGCAGGTCGATTTCGTCCTGCCGGAGCGACTGGATGCCTCCTATATCGGCGAGGACAGCGCGCGGCACCGTCCGGTCATGCTGCATCGGGCGATCCTGGGTTCATTCGAGCGGTTCATTGGCGTACTGATCGAACATTACGCGGGCCGCATGCCGCTGTGGCTGTCGCCGGTCCAGATCGTCGTGGCGACCATCACCTCCGATGGCGATGAATACGCGCAGGAAGTCGCGGCAGCCTGCACGGCCGCCGGTTTGCGGGTTGAATCGGACCTGCGGAACGAGAAGATCAATTACAAGGTTCGCGAACATTCGCTCGCCAAAGTGCCGGTGATGCTGGTTGTCGGTCAGCGCGAGGCCGAGGCAAGGACAGTCGCGATCCGCAGATTGGGTGGCAAAACGCAAGAAATTCTTGCACTTGACGCCGCGCTCAATACACTAAAGGCAGAAGCGGCGATGCCTGTATAG
- a CDS encoding glycosyltransferase family 9 protein translates to MSPAATNILVIKLGALGDFVQALGPFAAIRRHHPDARIILLTTSPYQALAEASGYFDDIWIDERPGFWQVHRWLNLKRRFAEGGFGRVYDLQTSDRTGFYFRLFSRAKPEWSGIAPGCSHPHLNPGRDHMHTIERQREQLAAAGIRDVALPDLGWAVGDIAPFGLDRPFVLLAPGGSAHRPAKRWPVAGYAALANSLAGRGYQPVLVGTGEEAQRNAAIATASAAAVNLTGRTSLLDLACLARDAAGAVGNDNGPMHLVAAADCPALVLFSAASDPELCAPRGASVAILRRDNLAELEIAEVEAAIRLR, encoded by the coding sequence GTGAGCCCCGCCGCGACGAATATTCTTGTGATCAAGCTTGGCGCGCTGGGCGATTTCGTGCAGGCGCTCGGTCCCTTCGCCGCTATCCGGCGGCATCATCCCGATGCCCGCATCATCCTGCTGACCACGTCGCCCTACCAGGCCCTGGCCGAAGCCAGCGGGTATTTCGACGATATCTGGATCGATGAGCGGCCAGGTTTTTGGCAGGTCCATCGGTGGTTGAACCTGAAACGCCGGTTCGCCGAGGGCGGATTTGGTCGTGTTTACGACCTGCAGACGTCGGACCGAACCGGTTTCTACTTCCGCCTGTTCAGCCGCGCGAAACCGGAATGGAGCGGTATTGCCCCGGGCTGCTCGCACCCGCATCTGAACCCGGGGCGCGACCACATGCACACCATTGAACGCCAGCGCGAACAACTGGCGGCAGCGGGTATCCGCGATGTCGCGCTGCCCGATCTGGGCTGGGCGGTCGGCGACATCGCGCCATTCGGCCTGGACAGGCCGTTCGTGCTTCTGGCGCCGGGGGGATCGGCGCATCGGCCGGCCAAGCGCTGGCCGGTCGCGGGATATGCCGCATTGGCGAACAGTCTGGCAGGCCGGGGGTATCAGCCGGTACTGGTTGGTACCGGTGAAGAAGCACAGCGGAATGCGGCAATTGCGACGGCTAGCGCGGCGGCCGTGAATCTGACCGGTCGCACCTCGCTGCTCGACCTCGCCTGTCTCGCCCGCGACGCGGCGGGCGCGGTTGGCAACGATAACGGGCCGATGCATCTTGTCGCGGCGGCGGATTGCCCCGCGCTGGTGCTGTTTTCCGCGGCATCCGACCCTGAATTATGTGCGCCGCGCGGCGCGTCGGTCGCGATCCTGCGGCGGGATAATCTGGCCGAGCTTGAAATCGCGGAGGTTGAAGCCGCAATACGCTTGCGTTAG
- the rpmI gene encoding 50S ribosomal protein L35, which translates to MPKLKSKSSAKKRFRVTAKGKIRFNSACLSHMLRRRSQKMKRTNRGTQIMADSDARVVKRHFLPYL; encoded by the coding sequence ATGCCCAAATTGAAGAGCAAGTCCAGCGCCAAGAAGCGATTCCGCGTTACGGCCAAGGGCAAGATCCGGTTCAACAGTGCGTGCCTGTCGCACATGCTGCGCCGCCGGTCGCAAAAGATGAAGCGTACCAACCGCGGTACACAGATCATGGCCGACTCGGATGCCCGGGTGGTCAAGCGACATTTCCTGCCTTACCTGTAG
- a CDS encoding alpha/beta hydrolase: protein MTPHSILTRADGATIAYHHRPGRVDGRALPGVLFCGGFHSSMTGTKATMLDSFCASRGQQFTRFDYQGHGASSGTFAEGTIGAWFDDLLAVFEDITEGPQVVVGSSMGGWMALLLTLLRRERIAGLVLLAPAADFTTELMWKTIPPEARQQIQDKGIWMRPSVYDDGPYPITRQLIEESRDHLILDRPIPFDGPVRILLGQQDHVIPVEHVLRTAEAITSDDVEVTLIKRGDHRLSEPADLAKLRAAVAELSNRPATPAALPDSLAI from the coding sequence TTGACGCCACACTCAATATTAACACGCGCGGACGGCGCGACAATCGCCTATCACCACCGACCCGGGCGGGTGGACGGCCGCGCATTGCCGGGCGTGCTGTTCTGCGGCGGCTTCCATTCCAGCATGACGGGGACCAAGGCAACGATGCTGGATAGCTTCTGTGCATCGCGCGGGCAACAGTTTACGCGCTTCGACTACCAGGGCCATGGCGCTTCCTCGGGCACGTTTGCCGAGGGCACGATCGGCGCCTGGTTCGACGACCTGCTCGCCGTGTTCGAGGATATCACCGAAGGTCCGCAGGTTGTGGTCGGCTCCTCCATGGGCGGCTGGATGGCCCTGCTGCTGACCCTGTTGCGACGGGAACGCATCGCCGGGCTGGTGCTGCTGGCTCCGGCCGCCGACTTCACGACCGAACTGATGTGGAAGACCATTCCGCCCGAGGCCCGACAGCAGATTCAGGACAAGGGAATCTGGATGCGTCCGTCGGTCTACGATGACGGCCCCTATCCGATCACCCGCCAGTTGATCGAGGAATCGCGCGACCACCTGATTCTCGATCGGCCCATCCCCTTCGACGGACCGGTCCGCATCCTGCTGGGCCAGCAGGACCACGTTATTCCGGTGGAACATGTCCTGCGCACCGCGGAAGCCATTACTTCGGACGATGTGGAAGTCACGCTGATCAAGCGCGGCGACCATCGCCTGTCCGAACCGGCGGACCTGGCAAAGCTTCGCGCCGCGGTGGCCGAACTCAGCAATCGGCCAGCAACGCCTGCAGCCCTTCCCGATAGCTTGGCCATTTGA
- a CDS encoding SDR family oxidoreductase encodes MPHENPPRLFCFGLGYSARALADALQGEGWRIAGTNRETAAAGADDRAIFAFDGASAMPDAAAALAGTTHLLSSVPPGADGDPVLAWHADDIAAISGLRWIGYLSTTGVYGDRQGGWVDEDSPREPTGSRGARRVAAEDGWFALGARCGVPVQSFRLAGIYGPGRNALETVRGGNARRVVKPGQVFSRIHVDDIVAVLRASIERPNAGAAYNVCDNEAAPPETVIEYACELLGVEPPPPVAFEDAELSPMGRSFYRDNKRVSNRRIREELGVTLKWPSYREGLQALLADC; translated from the coding sequence ATGCCGCATGAAAATCCGCCGCGCCTGTTCTGTTTCGGGCTTGGCTATTCGGCCCGGGCGCTGGCCGATGCGCTGCAGGGCGAAGGATGGCGGATCGCGGGCACCAACCGCGAAACTGCCGCGGCAGGGGCGGATGACCGCGCGATATTCGCCTTCGACGGCGCTTCGGCGATGCCGGACGCGGCTGCGGCGCTGGCGGGCACGACGCATCTGCTGTCTTCGGTGCCGCCGGGCGCGGATGGCGACCCGGTGCTGGCCTGGCACGCGGACGATATCGCGGCGATTTCCGGCCTGCGCTGGATCGGTTACCTGTCGACGACGGGCGTGTATGGCGACCGGCAGGGCGGCTGGGTCGATGAGGATTCACCCCGGGAGCCGACCGGGTCCCGGGGGGCGCGTCGCGTCGCGGCGGAAGACGGCTGGTTTGCACTGGGGGCGCGTTGCGGCGTGCCGGTGCAGAGCTTCCGTCTCGCGGGGATATACGGCCCGGGCCGCAATGCACTGGAAACCGTCCGGGGCGGCAACGCGCGACGGGTCGTCAAGCCGGGGCAGGTCTTCAGCCGTATCCATGTCGACGACATCGTCGCCGTGCTGCGGGCGTCCATCGAACGGCCCAATGCGGGAGCGGCCTATAACGTCTGCGACAACGAGGCGGCGCCGCCGGAAACGGTGATCGAATACGCCTGCGAACTGCTGGGGGTCGAACCGCCGCCGCCCGTGGCGTTCGAGGACGCGGAACTGTCGCCGATGGGACGCAGCTTCTATCGCGACAACAAGCGGGTGTCGAACCGGCGCATCAGGGAAGAACTGGGCGTGACGCTCAAATGGCCAAGCTATCGGGAAGGGCTGCAGGCGTTGCTGGCCGATTGCTGA
- the infC gene encoding translation initiation factor IF-3 encodes MARPPFNAAPTKKGPRVNREIESANIRLVDQDGEMIGVVPLIEGLNRADAAGLDLVEISPNADPPVCKILDYGKFKYIAQKKANETRKKQKTIEVKEIKMRPNIDKHDYDVKMRSMGKFLGEGDKVKVTLRFRGREMAHQELGRQVLDRVRKDFDETAKVEQFPQMEGRQMIMVLVPK; translated from the coding sequence ATAGCCCGTCCACCATTTAATGCCGCGCCGACGAAGAAGGGTCCGCGCGTCAACCGAGAGATTGAATCCGCCAATATCCGCCTGGTCGACCAGGATGGAGAGATGATTGGCGTCGTTCCTTTGATCGAAGGGCTCAACAGAGCCGATGCGGCCGGCCTGGACCTGGTGGAAATTTCACCGAATGCCGATCCGCCGGTTTGCAAGATCCTCGACTACGGCAAGTTCAAATACATTGCCCAGAAGAAGGCCAACGAAACCCGCAAGAAACAGAAGACCATCGAGGTCAAGGAGATCAAGATGCGTCCGAACATCGACAAGCATGACTACGATGTGAAGATGCGGTCGATGGGCAAGTTTCTGGGCGAGGGCGACAAGGTCAAGGTGACCCTGCGCTTCCGCGGCCGTGAAATGGCGCATCAGGAACTGGGACGTCAGGTGCTGGACCGGGTGCGCAAGGATTTCGATGAAACCGCCAAGGTCGAGCAGTTCCCGCAGATGGAAGGCCGTCAGATGATCATGGTCCTCGTGCCAAAGTAA
- a CDS encoding short-chain dehydrogenase/reductase, producing MDLNLAGKTALVTGGSKGIGLAVARQLAEEGCSLHLASRTQADLEAARDAINRDFGAQVTIHAGNLADGDRMRQLARDTAGIDILVNNAGAIPFGSVDMVDEATWRTAWDLKVLGYVNLIREVYPAMIARGSGVIVNVLGTAGERPTPSYIAGSMGNASLMALCVALGGESVDKGVRVVGVNPGLIETERMVTLSEARAEQKFGDRTRWREFLENMPQGRAGKPEEVADLVTYLASPRASWVSGTIVTIDGGVTKRATL from the coding sequence ATGGATTTGAATCTGGCGGGAAAAACCGCGCTGGTCACAGGCGGATCCAAGGGGATCGGCCTGGCCGTCGCAAGGCAACTCGCCGAGGAAGGCTGCAGCCTGCATCTGGCGTCCCGCACCCAGGCGGACCTGGAAGCCGCCCGCGATGCAATTAACCGCGATTTCGGCGCGCAGGTCACGATCCATGCCGGCAATCTGGCGGATGGCGACCGGATGCGGCAGCTGGCGCGCGATACGGCGGGAATCGACATTCTGGTGAACAATGCGGGCGCCATCCCCTTCGGCAGCGTCGACATGGTCGACGAGGCGACCTGGCGCACCGCCTGGGACCTGAAGGTCCTGGGCTATGTCAACCTGATCCGGGAGGTCTATCCCGCCATGATCGCGCGGGGCAGCGGCGTGATCGTCAATGTCCTGGGCACCGCCGGCGAACGGCCGACGCCAAGCTATATCGCCGGCTCCATGGGCAATGCCAGCCTCATGGCGCTGTGCGTCGCGCTGGGCGGCGAATCCGTGGACAAGGGCGTGCGGGTCGTCGGCGTCAATCCCGGCCTGATCGAAACCGAGCGCATGGTTACCCTCAGCGAAGCCCGCGCCGAACAGAAATTCGGCGACAGGACCCGCTGGCGCGAATTCCTGGAAAACATGCCGCAGGGCCGCGCCGGAAAACCGGAAGAAGTGGCGGACCTCGTCACCTATCTCGCCAGCCCGAGGGCATCCTGGGTCAGTGGCACGATCGTCACCATCGACGGCGGCGTCACCAAGCGCGCGACACTTTAG
- the pheS gene encoding phenylalanine--tRNA ligase subunit alpha has translation MENLDELREQLLSAVASADSLDALEEIRIAALGRKGQVTELMKGLGKLDPEQRKTAGQSLNAVKTAVSAAIDARQGGLAAAALEAELAAERIDISLPVRPESEGRIHPISQTFDEIIAIFGEMGFSVAEGPDIEDDFHNFTALNIPPEHPARQMHDTFYLAERADGERPVLRTHTSPVQVRTMQSTTPPLRIIAPGRTYRCDSDMTHTPMFHQVEGLVIDKTSHMGHLKGCLIEFCRAYFEVPDVPARFRPSYFPFTEPSAEMDIGCSRSGGELKIGAGDDWLEILGCGMVHPKVLAACGIDPNEYQGFAFGMGIERIAMLKYGIPDLRTFFDADLRWLRHYGFVPLEVPTLLRGLTP, from the coding sequence ATGGAAAATCTCGACGAGTTGCGCGAACAGCTGCTATCCGCCGTTGCATCGGCGGATAGCCTGGACGCGTTGGAGGAAATCCGGATCGCCGCGCTTGGCCGCAAGGGCCAGGTTACGGAACTGATGAAGGGTCTGGGCAAGCTGGACCCCGAACAGCGCAAGACGGCGGGCCAGTCGCTGAACGCGGTCAAGACCGCCGTATCAGCGGCAATCGATGCGCGGCAGGGCGGGCTGGCCGCCGCCGCGCTGGAAGCGGAACTGGCCGCGGAACGGATCGATATCAGCCTGCCGGTGCGCCCGGAAAGCGAAGGGCGGATTCACCCGATCAGCCAGACCTTCGATGAGATTATCGCCATCTTCGGCGAAATGGGCTTCAGCGTCGCCGAGGGTCCGGATATCGAAGACGATTTCCACAATTTCACGGCGCTGAATATTCCGCCGGAACATCCCGCCCGGCAGATGCACGATACCTTCTACCTGGCGGAACGCGCCGATGGCGAACGCCCGGTATTGCGGACCCATACCTCGCCGGTGCAGGTCCGCACCATGCAATCGACCACGCCGCCGCTGCGGATCATCGCGCCGGGCCGGACCTACCGGTGCGATTCCGACATGACCCACACGCCGATGTTCCATCAGGTCGAGGGGCTGGTCATCGACAAGACCAGCCATATGGGGCATCTCAAGGGCTGCCTGATCGAATTCTGCCGCGCCTATTTCGAGGTACCCGATGTGCCGGCCCGCTTTCGGCCCAGCTATTTCCCGTTCACCGAACCGTCGGCTGAAATGGATATCGGCTGCAGCCGGTCCGGCGGTGAGCTGAAAATCGGCGCCGGCGACGACTGGCTGGAAATTCTCGGTTGCGGCATGGTGCACCCGAAAGTACTGGCCGCCTGCGGCATCGACCCGAACGAATATCAGGGTTTCGCCTTCGGCATGGGAATCGAACGGATTGCGATGCTGAAATACGGCATTCCCGATCTGCGGACGTTTTTTGACGCGGACCTGCGCTGGCTGCGGCATTACGGTTTCGTGCCGCTGGAAGTGCCGACCCTGTTGCGCGGGTTGACGCCATGA
- a CDS encoding glycosyltransferase family 4 protein produces MNEPAEIVTVEHNIAGRPPTVMQVLPALVTGGVERGAVDIAAALVKEGWRSIIVSSGGPMVREVLRAGAEHIELPVHSKNPFVMRRNTRRLAELIRQHDIDIVHARSRAPAWSARRAARQAGRRFLTTFHATYNLGLPLKRLYNSVMADGDRMIAISDYIARHAIQTYRVDPDKIRVIHRGVDIDLFDPARVSAERLIRLSTDWRLPDGVPVIMMPGRLTRWKGQSVLIEAIARLGRDDVRCLIVGAEKGRGSYRRDLEALIEKHRLNGIVHLVGSCNDMPAALMLADVVVHASTDPEGFGRVIAEAQAMGRPVIATDHGASAELVDTGQGGWLTEPGNPDALAGALSEALALDPNQRVDIAVRAIRRVRERFSKQAMAAATLDVYRELLEDARHEGEAAA; encoded by the coding sequence ATGAACGAACCTGCAGAAATTGTCACGGTGGAACACAATATTGCCGGTCGCCCCCCCACCGTGATGCAGGTGCTGCCGGCCCTGGTGACCGGCGGTGTCGAACGCGGCGCGGTCGATATCGCGGCGGCGCTGGTGAAGGAAGGCTGGCGGTCGATTATCGTGTCCTCGGGCGGGCCGATGGTGCGCGAAGTCCTGCGCGCCGGGGCCGAGCATATCGAACTGCCGGTCCATTCGAAGAACCCGTTTGTCATGCGCCGCAATACGCGAAGGCTTGCCGAACTGATCCGGCAGCATGACATCGACATCGTGCACGCGCGCAGCCGCGCCCCGGCCTGGAGCGCGCGCCGCGCGGCCCGGCAGGCAGGCCGGCGGTTTCTGACGACCTTCCATGCGACCTACAATCTGGGCCTGCCGCTCAAGCGCCTGTATAATTCCGTCATGGCGGATGGCGACCGGATGATTGCGATCAGCGACTATATCGCCCGCCACGCCATACAGACCTACCGTGTCGACCCGGACAAGATCAGGGTCATCCACCGTGGAGTCGACATCGACCTTTTCGATCCGGCGCGGGTCAGCGCCGAGCGGTTGATCCGGCTGTCCACGGACTGGCGGTTGCCCGACGGGGTGCCGGTTATCATGATGCCCGGCCGCCTGACCCGCTGGAAGGGGCAGAGTGTCCTGATCGAAGCGATTGCCCGGCTTGGCCGGGACGACGTCCGCTGCCTGATCGTCGGGGCGGAAAAAGGGCGCGGCAGTTACCGGCGCGACCTTGAAGCCCTGATCGAGAAGCATCGGCTCAACGGGATCGTCCACCTGGTGGGCAGTTGCAACGACATGCCCGCCGCGCTGATGCTGGCGGATGTCGTCGTTCACGCCTCGACGGACCCGGAAGGATTCGGGCGCGTCATCGCGGAGGCCCAGGCGATGGGCCGCCCGGTGATTGCCACCGATCACGGCGCCAGCGCCGAACTTGTGGATACCGGTCAGGGCGGATGGCTTACTGAACCGGGCAATCCCGATGCACTGGCGGGCGCGCTGTCGGAAGCGCTGGCGCTCGATCCGAACCAGCGGGTGGATATCGCGGTACGCGCCATTCGCCGGGTCCGGGAGCGTTTCAGCAAGCAGGCCATGGCGGCGGCGACCCTCGACGTCTATCGCGAACTTCTCGAGGATGCGCGTCACGAAGGCGAAGCTGCCGCGTGA